The Canis lupus baileyi chromosome 11, mCanLup2.hap1, whole genome shotgun sequence genome includes a window with the following:
- the GLS2 gene encoding glutaminase liver isoform, mitochondrial isoform X6, which yields MCDARALLVRSDSSESGMLSRLGDLLFYTIAEGQERIPIHKFTTALKATGLQTSDPRLRDCMSQMRRMVRESSSGGLLDRDLFQKCVSSNIVLLTQAFRKKFVIPDFEEFTSHVDRIFEDAKELTGGKVAAYIPQLAKSNPDLWGVSLCTVDGQRHSVGHTKIPFCLQSCVKPLTYAISISTLGTEYVHKFVGKEPSGLRYNKLSLNEEGIPHNPMVNAGAIVVSSLIKMDCNKAEKFDFVLQYLNKMAGNEYIGFSNATFQSEKETGDRNYAIGYYLKEKKCFPKGVDMMAALDLYFQLCSVEVTCESGSVMAATLANGGICPITGESVLSAEAVRNTLSLMHSCGMYDFSGQFAFHVGLPAKSAVSGAILLVVPNVMGMMCLSPPLDKLGNSHRGISFCQKLVSLFNFHNYDNLRHCARKLDPRREGGEVRNKTVVNLLFAAYSGDVSALRRFALSAMDMEQKDYDSRTALHVAAAEGHIEVVKFLIEACKVNPFVKDRWGNVPLDDAVQFNHLEVVKLLQDYQDSYTPSETQAEAAAEALSKENLESMV from the exons ATGTGTGATGCGCGTGCATTACTAGTGCGCAG TGATTCATCAGAGAGTGGCATGCTATCCCGCCTGGGTGATCTCCTCTTCTACACTATTGCTGAAGGACAGGAACGAATCCCCATCCACAAGTTCACTACT GCACTGAAGGCCACTGGACTGCAGACATCAGATCCCCGGCTCCGGGACTGCATGAGCCAGATGCGCCGCATGGTTCGAGAGTCCAGCAGTGGTGGCCTCTTGGACCGAGATCTCTTCCAAAA GTGTGTGAGCAGCAACATTGTGCTCCTGACCCAGGCATTCCGAAAGAAGTTTGTCATTCCTGATTTTGAGGAGTTCACGAGCCATGTGGATCGCATCTTTGAGGATGCCAAAGAGCTCACTGGAGGCAAA GTGGCGGCTTATATCCCTCAGCTGGCCAAGTCCAATCCAGACCTGTGGGGCGTCTCCTTGTGCACTGTGGATGGTCAACG GCACTCCGTGGGCCACACAAAGATTCCCTTCTGCCTGCAGTCCTGTGTGAAGCCCCTCACCTATGCTATCTCCATAAGCACCCTAGGGACTGAGTACGTGCACAAGTTTGTGGGCAAGGAGCCCAGTGGCCTACGCTACAACAAGCTGTCCCTCAATGAGGAAG GAATCCCCCATAACCCCATGGTCAATGCTGGTGCCATTGTCGTGAGCTCCCTGATCAAG aTGGACTGTAACAAAGCAGAGAAGTTTGATTTT gtGTTACAGTATCTGAACAAAATGGCTGGGAACGAATACATAGGTTTCAGCAATGCCAC ATTCCagtcagagaaggaaacaggggATCGGAATTATGCCATCGGCTATTATCTAAAGGAAAAGAAG TGCTTTCCTAAGGGGGTGGACATGATGGCTGCTCTTGATCTCTATTTCCAG CTGTGCTCTGTGGAGGTGACCTGTGAGTCGGGCAGCGTCATGGCAGCCACCCTGGCCAACGGCGGGATCTGCCCCATCACGGGGGAGAGCGTCCTGAGTGCTGAAGCAGTGCGCAACACCCTCAGCCTCATGCACTCCTGTGGCATGTATGACTTCTCGGGCCAGTTTGCCTTCCAC GTGGGCCTGCCGGCCAAGTCAGCTGTGTCAGGAGCCATCCTCCTAGTGGTACCCAATGTCATGGGAATGATGTGTCTGTCACCTCCACTGGACAAGCTAGGGAACAGCCATAGGGGCATCAGCTTCTGCCAG AAGCTGGTATCTCTTTTCAATTTCCACAACTACGACAACCTGAGGCACTGTGCTCGGAAGTTAGACCCACGGCGTGAAGGGGGAGAAGTTCGG AACAAGACTGTGGTGAACCTGTTATTTGCTGCCTATAGTGGAGATGTCTCAGCTCTTCGAAG GTTTGCCTTGTCAGCCATGGACATGGAACAGAAAGACTATGATTCCCGCACAGCCCTGCATGTTGCTGCGGCTGAAG GACACATTGAAGTTGTTAAATTCCTGATTGAAGCTTGCAAAGTGAATCCTTTTGTCAAGGACAG GTGGGGCAACGTTCCCTTGGATGATGCTGTGCAGTTCAACCACCTGGAGGTTGTGAAACTGCTGCAGGATTACCAGGACTCCTACACACCATCTGAGACTCAGGCCGAGGCAGCGGCTGAGGCCCTGTCCAAAGAAAACTTAGAGAGCATGGTGTGA
- the GLS2 gene encoding glutaminase liver isoform, mitochondrial isoform X1, with translation MRSLRALQEALSGAGAQCRLGGWGRPSRSPLLGGGVRHHLSEAAALGRETPHSHQPQRQDHDSSESGMLSRLGDLLFYTIAEGQERIPIHKFTTALKATGLQTSDPRLRDCMSQMRRMVRESSSGGLLDRDLFQKCVSSNIVLLTQAFRKKFVIPDFEEFTSHVDRIFEDAKELTGGKVAAYIPQLAKSNPDLWGVSLCTVDGQRHSVGHTKIPFCLQSCVKPLTYAISISTLGTEYVHKFVGKEPSGLRYNKLSLNEEGIPHNPMVNAGAIVVSSLIKMDCNKAEKFDFVLQYLNKMAGNEYIGFSNATFQSEKETGDRNYAIGYYLKEKKCFPKGVDMMAALDLYFQLCSVEVTCESGSVMAATLANGGICPITGESVLSAEAVRNTLSLMHSCGMYDFSGQFAFHVGLPAKSAVSGAILLVVPNVMGMMCLSPPLDKLGNSHRGISFCQKLVSLFNFHNYDNLRHCARKLDPRREGGEVRNKTVVNLLFAAYSGDVSALRRFALSAMDMEQKDYDSRTALHVAAAEGHIEVVKFLIEACKVNPFVKDRWGNVPLDDAVQFNHLEVVKLLQDYQDSYTPSETQAEAAAEALSKENLESMV, from the exons TGATTCATCAGAGAGTGGCATGCTATCCCGCCTGGGTGATCTCCTCTTCTACACTATTGCTGAAGGACAGGAACGAATCCCCATCCACAAGTTCACTACT GCACTGAAGGCCACTGGACTGCAGACATCAGATCCCCGGCTCCGGGACTGCATGAGCCAGATGCGCCGCATGGTTCGAGAGTCCAGCAGTGGTGGCCTCTTGGACCGAGATCTCTTCCAAAA GTGTGTGAGCAGCAACATTGTGCTCCTGACCCAGGCATTCCGAAAGAAGTTTGTCATTCCTGATTTTGAGGAGTTCACGAGCCATGTGGATCGCATCTTTGAGGATGCCAAAGAGCTCACTGGAGGCAAA GTGGCGGCTTATATCCCTCAGCTGGCCAAGTCCAATCCAGACCTGTGGGGCGTCTCCTTGTGCACTGTGGATGGTCAACG GCACTCCGTGGGCCACACAAAGATTCCCTTCTGCCTGCAGTCCTGTGTGAAGCCCCTCACCTATGCTATCTCCATAAGCACCCTAGGGACTGAGTACGTGCACAAGTTTGTGGGCAAGGAGCCCAGTGGCCTACGCTACAACAAGCTGTCCCTCAATGAGGAAG GAATCCCCCATAACCCCATGGTCAATGCTGGTGCCATTGTCGTGAGCTCCCTGATCAAG aTGGACTGTAACAAAGCAGAGAAGTTTGATTTT gtGTTACAGTATCTGAACAAAATGGCTGGGAACGAATACATAGGTTTCAGCAATGCCAC ATTCCagtcagagaaggaaacaggggATCGGAATTATGCCATCGGCTATTATCTAAAGGAAAAGAAG TGCTTTCCTAAGGGGGTGGACATGATGGCTGCTCTTGATCTCTATTTCCAG CTGTGCTCTGTGGAGGTGACCTGTGAGTCGGGCAGCGTCATGGCAGCCACCCTGGCCAACGGCGGGATCTGCCCCATCACGGGGGAGAGCGTCCTGAGTGCTGAAGCAGTGCGCAACACCCTCAGCCTCATGCACTCCTGTGGCATGTATGACTTCTCGGGCCAGTTTGCCTTCCAC GTGGGCCTGCCGGCCAAGTCAGCTGTGTCAGGAGCCATCCTCCTAGTGGTACCCAATGTCATGGGAATGATGTGTCTGTCACCTCCACTGGACAAGCTAGGGAACAGCCATAGGGGCATCAGCTTCTGCCAG AAGCTGGTATCTCTTTTCAATTTCCACAACTACGACAACCTGAGGCACTGTGCTCGGAAGTTAGACCCACGGCGTGAAGGGGGAGAAGTTCGG AACAAGACTGTGGTGAACCTGTTATTTGCTGCCTATAGTGGAGATGTCTCAGCTCTTCGAAG GTTTGCCTTGTCAGCCATGGACATGGAACAGAAAGACTATGATTCCCGCACAGCCCTGCATGTTGCTGCGGCTGAAG GACACATTGAAGTTGTTAAATTCCTGATTGAAGCTTGCAAAGTGAATCCTTTTGTCAAGGACAG GTGGGGCAACGTTCCCTTGGATGATGCTGTGCAGTTCAACCACCTGGAGGTTGTGAAACTGCTGCAGGATTACCAGGACTCCTACACACCATCTGAGACTCAGGCCGAGGCAGCGGCTGAGGCCCTGTCCAAAGAAAACTTAGAGAGCATGGTGTGA
- the GLS2 gene encoding glutaminase liver isoform, mitochondrial isoform X4, producing the protein MHIIFKLARQTWHPLSHHYGALVLTDNRPVSDSSESGMLSRLGDLLFYTIAEGQERIPIHKFTTALKATGLQTSDPRLRDCMSQMRRMVRESSSGGLLDRDLFQKCVSSNIVLLTQAFRKKFVIPDFEEFTSHVDRIFEDAKELTGGKVAAYIPQLAKSNPDLWGVSLCTVDGQRHSVGHTKIPFCLQSCVKPLTYAISISTLGTEYVHKFVGKEPSGLRYNKLSLNEEGIPHNPMVNAGAIVVSSLIKMDCNKAEKFDFVLQYLNKMAGNEYIGFSNATFQSEKETGDRNYAIGYYLKEKKCFPKGVDMMAALDLYFQLCSVEVTCESGSVMAATLANGGICPITGESVLSAEAVRNTLSLMHSCGMYDFSGQFAFHVGLPAKSAVSGAILLVVPNVMGMMCLSPPLDKLGNSHRGISFCQKLVSLFNFHNYDNLRHCARKLDPRREGGEVRNKTVVNLLFAAYSGDVSALRRFALSAMDMEQKDYDSRTALHVAAAEGHIEVVKFLIEACKVNPFVKDRWGNVPLDDAVQFNHLEVVKLLQDYQDSYTPSETQAEAAAEALSKENLESMV; encoded by the exons ATGCACATCATTTTTAAACTAGCCAGACAGACATGGCACCCACTGTCTCACCACTACGGAGCCCTTGTCCTGACAGATAACAGACCAGTAAG TGATTCATCAGAGAGTGGCATGCTATCCCGCCTGGGTGATCTCCTCTTCTACACTATTGCTGAAGGACAGGAACGAATCCCCATCCACAAGTTCACTACT GCACTGAAGGCCACTGGACTGCAGACATCAGATCCCCGGCTCCGGGACTGCATGAGCCAGATGCGCCGCATGGTTCGAGAGTCCAGCAGTGGTGGCCTCTTGGACCGAGATCTCTTCCAAAA GTGTGTGAGCAGCAACATTGTGCTCCTGACCCAGGCATTCCGAAAGAAGTTTGTCATTCCTGATTTTGAGGAGTTCACGAGCCATGTGGATCGCATCTTTGAGGATGCCAAAGAGCTCACTGGAGGCAAA GTGGCGGCTTATATCCCTCAGCTGGCCAAGTCCAATCCAGACCTGTGGGGCGTCTCCTTGTGCACTGTGGATGGTCAACG GCACTCCGTGGGCCACACAAAGATTCCCTTCTGCCTGCAGTCCTGTGTGAAGCCCCTCACCTATGCTATCTCCATAAGCACCCTAGGGACTGAGTACGTGCACAAGTTTGTGGGCAAGGAGCCCAGTGGCCTACGCTACAACAAGCTGTCCCTCAATGAGGAAG GAATCCCCCATAACCCCATGGTCAATGCTGGTGCCATTGTCGTGAGCTCCCTGATCAAG aTGGACTGTAACAAAGCAGAGAAGTTTGATTTT gtGTTACAGTATCTGAACAAAATGGCTGGGAACGAATACATAGGTTTCAGCAATGCCAC ATTCCagtcagagaaggaaacaggggATCGGAATTATGCCATCGGCTATTATCTAAAGGAAAAGAAG TGCTTTCCTAAGGGGGTGGACATGATGGCTGCTCTTGATCTCTATTTCCAG CTGTGCTCTGTGGAGGTGACCTGTGAGTCGGGCAGCGTCATGGCAGCCACCCTGGCCAACGGCGGGATCTGCCCCATCACGGGGGAGAGCGTCCTGAGTGCTGAAGCAGTGCGCAACACCCTCAGCCTCATGCACTCCTGTGGCATGTATGACTTCTCGGGCCAGTTTGCCTTCCAC GTGGGCCTGCCGGCCAAGTCAGCTGTGTCAGGAGCCATCCTCCTAGTGGTACCCAATGTCATGGGAATGATGTGTCTGTCACCTCCACTGGACAAGCTAGGGAACAGCCATAGGGGCATCAGCTTCTGCCAG AAGCTGGTATCTCTTTTCAATTTCCACAACTACGACAACCTGAGGCACTGTGCTCGGAAGTTAGACCCACGGCGTGAAGGGGGAGAAGTTCGG AACAAGACTGTGGTGAACCTGTTATTTGCTGCCTATAGTGGAGATGTCTCAGCTCTTCGAAG GTTTGCCTTGTCAGCCATGGACATGGAACAGAAAGACTATGATTCCCGCACAGCCCTGCATGTTGCTGCGGCTGAAG GACACATTGAAGTTGTTAAATTCCTGATTGAAGCTTGCAAAGTGAATCCTTTTGTCAAGGACAG GTGGGGCAACGTTCCCTTGGATGATGCTGTGCAGTTCAACCACCTGGAGGTTGTGAAACTGCTGCAGGATTACCAGGACTCCTACACACCATCTGAGACTCAGGCCGAGGCAGCGGCTGAGGCCCTGTCCAAAGAAAACTTAGAGAGCATGGTGTGA
- the GLS2 gene encoding glutaminase liver isoform, mitochondrial isoform X3: protein MPFPLDLGLWVRRARAVRCRPPGRALGQVGPRDGARPSDSSESGMLSRLGDLLFYTIAEGQERIPIHKFTTALKATGLQTSDPRLRDCMSQMRRMVRESSSGGLLDRDLFQKCVSSNIVLLTQAFRKKFVIPDFEEFTSHVDRIFEDAKELTGGKVAAYIPQLAKSNPDLWGVSLCTVDGQRHSVGHTKIPFCLQSCVKPLTYAISISTLGTEYVHKFVGKEPSGLRYNKLSLNEEGIPHNPMVNAGAIVVSSLIKMDCNKAEKFDFVLQYLNKMAGNEYIGFSNATFQSEKETGDRNYAIGYYLKEKKCFPKGVDMMAALDLYFQLCSVEVTCESGSVMAATLANGGICPITGESVLSAEAVRNTLSLMHSCGMYDFSGQFAFHVGLPAKSAVSGAILLVVPNVMGMMCLSPPLDKLGNSHRGISFCQKLVSLFNFHNYDNLRHCARKLDPRREGGEVRNKTVVNLLFAAYSGDVSALRRFALSAMDMEQKDYDSRTALHVAAAEGHIEVVKFLIEACKVNPFVKDRWGNVPLDDAVQFNHLEVVKLLQDYQDSYTPSETQAEAAAEALSKENLESMV, encoded by the exons TGATTCATCAGAGAGTGGCATGCTATCCCGCCTGGGTGATCTCCTCTTCTACACTATTGCTGAAGGACAGGAACGAATCCCCATCCACAAGTTCACTACT GCACTGAAGGCCACTGGACTGCAGACATCAGATCCCCGGCTCCGGGACTGCATGAGCCAGATGCGCCGCATGGTTCGAGAGTCCAGCAGTGGTGGCCTCTTGGACCGAGATCTCTTCCAAAA GTGTGTGAGCAGCAACATTGTGCTCCTGACCCAGGCATTCCGAAAGAAGTTTGTCATTCCTGATTTTGAGGAGTTCACGAGCCATGTGGATCGCATCTTTGAGGATGCCAAAGAGCTCACTGGAGGCAAA GTGGCGGCTTATATCCCTCAGCTGGCCAAGTCCAATCCAGACCTGTGGGGCGTCTCCTTGTGCACTGTGGATGGTCAACG GCACTCCGTGGGCCACACAAAGATTCCCTTCTGCCTGCAGTCCTGTGTGAAGCCCCTCACCTATGCTATCTCCATAAGCACCCTAGGGACTGAGTACGTGCACAAGTTTGTGGGCAAGGAGCCCAGTGGCCTACGCTACAACAAGCTGTCCCTCAATGAGGAAG GAATCCCCCATAACCCCATGGTCAATGCTGGTGCCATTGTCGTGAGCTCCCTGATCAAG aTGGACTGTAACAAAGCAGAGAAGTTTGATTTT gtGTTACAGTATCTGAACAAAATGGCTGGGAACGAATACATAGGTTTCAGCAATGCCAC ATTCCagtcagagaaggaaacaggggATCGGAATTATGCCATCGGCTATTATCTAAAGGAAAAGAAG TGCTTTCCTAAGGGGGTGGACATGATGGCTGCTCTTGATCTCTATTTCCAG CTGTGCTCTGTGGAGGTGACCTGTGAGTCGGGCAGCGTCATGGCAGCCACCCTGGCCAACGGCGGGATCTGCCCCATCACGGGGGAGAGCGTCCTGAGTGCTGAAGCAGTGCGCAACACCCTCAGCCTCATGCACTCCTGTGGCATGTATGACTTCTCGGGCCAGTTTGCCTTCCAC GTGGGCCTGCCGGCCAAGTCAGCTGTGTCAGGAGCCATCCTCCTAGTGGTACCCAATGTCATGGGAATGATGTGTCTGTCACCTCCACTGGACAAGCTAGGGAACAGCCATAGGGGCATCAGCTTCTGCCAG AAGCTGGTATCTCTTTTCAATTTCCACAACTACGACAACCTGAGGCACTGTGCTCGGAAGTTAGACCCACGGCGTGAAGGGGGAGAAGTTCGG AACAAGACTGTGGTGAACCTGTTATTTGCTGCCTATAGTGGAGATGTCTCAGCTCTTCGAAG GTTTGCCTTGTCAGCCATGGACATGGAACAGAAAGACTATGATTCCCGCACAGCCCTGCATGTTGCTGCGGCTGAAG GACACATTGAAGTTGTTAAATTCCTGATTGAAGCTTGCAAAGTGAATCCTTTTGTCAAGGACAG GTGGGGCAACGTTCCCTTGGATGATGCTGTGCAGTTCAACCACCTGGAGGTTGTGAAACTGCTGCAGGATTACCAGGACTCCTACACACCATCTGAGACTCAGGCCGAGGCAGCGGCTGAGGCCCTGTCCAAAGAAAACTTAGAGAGCATGGTGTGA
- the GLS2 gene encoding glutaminase liver isoform, mitochondrial isoform X7: MLSRLGDLLFYTIAEGQERIPIHKFTTALKATGLQTSDPRLRDCMSQMRRMVRESSSGGLLDRDLFQKCVSSNIVLLTQAFRKKFVIPDFEEFTSHVDRIFEDAKELTGGKVAAYIPQLAKSNPDLWGVSLCTVDGQRHSVGHTKIPFCLQSCVKPLTYAISISTLGTEYVHKFVGKEPSGLRYNKLSLNEEGIPHNPMVNAGAIVVSSLIKMDCNKAEKFDFVLQYLNKMAGNEYIGFSNATFQSEKETGDRNYAIGYYLKEKKCFPKGVDMMAALDLYFQLCSVEVTCESGSVMAATLANGGICPITGESVLSAEAVRNTLSLMHSCGMYDFSGQFAFHVGLPAKSAVSGAILLVVPNVMGMMCLSPPLDKLGNSHRGISFCQKLVSLFNFHNYDNLRHCARKLDPRREGGEVRNKTVVNLLFAAYSGDVSALRRFALSAMDMEQKDYDSRTALHVAAAEGHIEVVKFLIEACKVNPFVKDRWGNVPLDDAVQFNHLEVVKLLQDYQDSYTPSETQAEAAAEALSKENLESMV, encoded by the exons ATGCTATCCCGCCTGGGTGATCTCCTCTTCTACACTATTGCTGAAGGACAGGAACGAATCCCCATCCACAAGTTCACTACT GCACTGAAGGCCACTGGACTGCAGACATCAGATCCCCGGCTCCGGGACTGCATGAGCCAGATGCGCCGCATGGTTCGAGAGTCCAGCAGTGGTGGCCTCTTGGACCGAGATCTCTTCCAAAA GTGTGTGAGCAGCAACATTGTGCTCCTGACCCAGGCATTCCGAAAGAAGTTTGTCATTCCTGATTTTGAGGAGTTCACGAGCCATGTGGATCGCATCTTTGAGGATGCCAAAGAGCTCACTGGAGGCAAA GTGGCGGCTTATATCCCTCAGCTGGCCAAGTCCAATCCAGACCTGTGGGGCGTCTCCTTGTGCACTGTGGATGGTCAACG GCACTCCGTGGGCCACACAAAGATTCCCTTCTGCCTGCAGTCCTGTGTGAAGCCCCTCACCTATGCTATCTCCATAAGCACCCTAGGGACTGAGTACGTGCACAAGTTTGTGGGCAAGGAGCCCAGTGGCCTACGCTACAACAAGCTGTCCCTCAATGAGGAAG GAATCCCCCATAACCCCATGGTCAATGCTGGTGCCATTGTCGTGAGCTCCCTGATCAAG aTGGACTGTAACAAAGCAGAGAAGTTTGATTTT gtGTTACAGTATCTGAACAAAATGGCTGGGAACGAATACATAGGTTTCAGCAATGCCAC ATTCCagtcagagaaggaaacaggggATCGGAATTATGCCATCGGCTATTATCTAAAGGAAAAGAAG TGCTTTCCTAAGGGGGTGGACATGATGGCTGCTCTTGATCTCTATTTCCAG CTGTGCTCTGTGGAGGTGACCTGTGAGTCGGGCAGCGTCATGGCAGCCACCCTGGCCAACGGCGGGATCTGCCCCATCACGGGGGAGAGCGTCCTGAGTGCTGAAGCAGTGCGCAACACCCTCAGCCTCATGCACTCCTGTGGCATGTATGACTTCTCGGGCCAGTTTGCCTTCCAC GTGGGCCTGCCGGCCAAGTCAGCTGTGTCAGGAGCCATCCTCCTAGTGGTACCCAATGTCATGGGAATGATGTGTCTGTCACCTCCACTGGACAAGCTAGGGAACAGCCATAGGGGCATCAGCTTCTGCCAG AAGCTGGTATCTCTTTTCAATTTCCACAACTACGACAACCTGAGGCACTGTGCTCGGAAGTTAGACCCACGGCGTGAAGGGGGAGAAGTTCGG AACAAGACTGTGGTGAACCTGTTATTTGCTGCCTATAGTGGAGATGTCTCAGCTCTTCGAAG GTTTGCCTTGTCAGCCATGGACATGGAACAGAAAGACTATGATTCCCGCACAGCCCTGCATGTTGCTGCGGCTGAAG GACACATTGAAGTTGTTAAATTCCTGATTGAAGCTTGCAAAGTGAATCCTTTTGTCAAGGACAG GTGGGGCAACGTTCCCTTGGATGATGCTGTGCAGTTCAACCACCTGGAGGTTGTGAAACTGCTGCAGGATTACCAGGACTCCTACACACCATCTGAGACTCAGGCCGAGGCAGCGGCTGAGGCCCTGTCCAAAGAAAACTTAGAGAGCATGGTGTGA
- the SPRYD4 gene encoding SPRY domain-containing protein 4, whose product MALPFARLLCLCRRGAERLGLAAAEARRGISFKLEEKTAHSSLALFKGDTGVKYGIVGLEPTKVALNVERFREWAVVLADTAVTSGRHYWEVTVKRSHQFRIGVADVDMSRDSCIGVDERSWVFAYAQRKWHTMLANEKAPIEGIGQPEKVGLLLEYEAQKLSLVDVSGVAVVHTIQTDFRGPVVPAFALWDGELLTHSGLEVPEGL is encoded by the exons ATGGCGCTGCCCTTTGCACGTTTGTTGTGCCTGTGCCGCCGGGGAGCCGAACGCTTGGGGCTTGCTGCCGCCGAAGCCCGCAGAG GCATCAGTttcaaactggaagaaaaaaccGCCCACAGCAGCCTGGCCCTCTTCAAAGGTGACACGGGCGTCAAATACGGCATAGTGGGATTGGAGCCCACCAAGGTGGCCCTGAATGTGGAGCGCTTCCGGGAGTGGGCCGTGGTGCTGGCAGACACGGCGGTCACCAGTGGCAGACACTACTGGGAGGTGACGGTGAAACGCTCCCACCAGTTCCGGATAGGAGTGGCAGACGTGGACATGTCCCGGGATAGTTGCATCGGTGTTGATGAGCGTTCCTGGGTGTTCGCTTATGCTCAGCGCAAGTGGCACACCATGTTGGCCAACGAAAAAGCCCCCATTGAGGGCATCGGGCAGCCAGAGAAGGTGGGGCTGCTGCTGGAGTATGAGGCCCAGAAGCTGAGCCTGGTGGACGTGAGTGGGGTCGCTGTGGTCCACACCATACAGACCGATTTCCGAGGTCCAGTGGTACCTGCCTTCGCCCTTTGGGATGGAGAGCTGCTGACCCACTCAGGGCTCGAGGTGCCTGAAGGCCTCTAG